From Mucilaginibacter rubeus, a single genomic window includes:
- a CDS encoding glycosyltransferase family 87 protein, whose protein sequence is MQKLAKLISNKPFVYSLWFGLSLFLVIKGVLTHQGFNNYTIFKYNFLNTIHQHNLYAYQPEHYYDLNHYGPVFSIIMAPFAILPDGIGVILWVLFNAFVLFKAIELLPLKKDQYVIVLLLCAHELMTASANVQSNPMIAALIILGFNFIKREQDFWAALMIALGAFIKLYGIVGLAFFFFSANKPKFVLSFIFWSAVLFVLPMAISSPSFIVQTYHDWYTDLVIKNSDNQHSSMQEICVTGFIRKTFNYQDLKNMYVIGPALMLFGLSYLRIGAYKFVQYQRLILSSVLIFAVIFSSSAESSTYIIAFVGVAVWFMNLNRPVTGFEIFLLVLALLVTSLSPSDLFPSFIRKQYIVPYKLKSIPCFLIWLKIVYETLTRNFSNEEENKLSSAAV, encoded by the coding sequence GTGCAAAAACTTGCTAAACTCATCAGCAACAAACCTTTTGTTTATTCTTTATGGTTTGGCCTCAGTCTATTTTTAGTTATCAAAGGCGTTTTAACCCATCAGGGGTTCAACAATTACACCATCTTTAAATATAACTTTTTAAACACCATCCATCAGCACAACCTGTACGCTTATCAGCCCGAGCATTATTACGACCTGAACCACTACGGGCCGGTATTTTCAATAATCATGGCCCCGTTTGCTATCCTGCCCGATGGCATCGGCGTTATTTTATGGGTGCTGTTTAACGCGTTTGTACTGTTTAAGGCTATTGAGTTATTGCCGTTAAAAAAAGATCAGTATGTGATTGTGCTTTTGCTGTGCGCCCATGAGTTAATGACGGCATCGGCCAATGTGCAAAGCAACCCCATGATAGCGGCGCTTATTATATTAGGGTTTAACTTTATAAAGCGGGAGCAGGATTTTTGGGCTGCGCTGATGATAGCCCTTGGCGCTTTCATTAAGCTTTATGGCATAGTAGGGCTGGCTTTCTTTTTCTTTTCGGCTAACAAGCCCAAATTTGTATTGAGCTTCATATTCTGGTCGGCAGTATTGTTTGTTTTGCCGATGGCTATTTCATCACCATCATTTATAGTACAAACTTACCACGATTGGTATACCGACCTGGTGATTAAAAACTCGGATAACCAGCATTCATCTATGCAGGAAATATGTGTTACCGGCTTTATCCGCAAAACTTTCAATTACCAGGATCTTAAAAACATGTACGTGATAGGGCCGGCACTGATGCTGTTTGGCTTATCGTACCTGCGCATCGGGGCATATAAGTTTGTACAATACCAGCGCCTGATCCTCTCATCGGTATTGATCTTCGCGGTCATCTTCAGCAGCTCGGCCGAGTCATCTACTTATATTATCGCTTTTGTTGGCGTGGCTGTTTGGTTTATGAACCTTAACCGCCCGGTTACCGGCTTTGAGATTTTTCTGTTGGTGTTGGCGCTGTTGGTAACAAGCCTTTCGCCATCTGATCTGTTCCCGTCCTTTATCAGGAAGCAGTATATAGTGCCCTATAAGCTAAAATCGATCCCCTGCTTTTTGATCTGGCTTAAAATAGTTTACGAAACACTTACCCGCAATTTTTCTAACGAAGAAGAAAATAAGCTAAGTTCTGCGGCTGTTTAA
- a CDS encoding Nif3-like dinuclear metal center hexameric protein — protein MNSNLSPINHNPNRRKFIGQLGLVAGAAALLSTPFAADAVTLTRPEDNMTVGQIIDLFMKQVPGAPFPNTVDTLKSGNRDIVVTGIVTTMFATIGVIEKAISLGANFIIAHEPTFYNHADETTWLANDDVYQYKKQLLDKHNIAVWRNHDTIHSLKPDGVGLGLLKQLDWVNYYKPETGNLLSIPATSLSSLIDTLKKKLKIEKVRYIGNPAQSCQKVLLLPGAAGGKRQITEMSTKKPDVLICGEISEWETAEYVRDAQAKGDKLSLIVLGHIASEEPGSEFMIGWLQQNVPGIKATHIHPGNSLSFM, from the coding sequence ATGAATTCAAACCTCTCTCCCATTAATCATAATCCCAATCGCCGTAAATTTATCGGTCAGTTAGGCTTAGTAGCAGGCGCTGCCGCATTATTGTCAACGCCATTTGCTGCCGATGCCGTTACACTTACCAGGCCCGAAGACAATATGACCGTGGGGCAAATCATCGATCTGTTTATGAAACAGGTGCCCGGCGCTCCGTTCCCGAACACGGTTGATACCTTAAAATCAGGCAATCGCGATATTGTGGTTACCGGCATAGTTACCACCATGTTTGCCACCATTGGCGTTATTGAAAAAGCCATAAGCCTGGGCGCTAATTTTATCATTGCTCACGAACCAACGTTTTATAACCATGCCGATGAAACCACCTGGCTGGCCAATGATGATGTATATCAGTATAAAAAACAACTGCTTGATAAGCACAACATAGCCGTATGGCGTAATCACGATACCATCCACAGCCTTAAGCCCGATGGTGTTGGCCTGGGCTTGTTAAAACAGTTGGATTGGGTAAACTATTACAAACCCGAAACCGGCAACCTGCTCAGCATCCCTGCTACATCGTTAAGCTCCCTTATTGATACCCTTAAAAAGAAACTGAAGATTGAGAAGGTGCGCTACATAGGCAATCCGGCACAAAGCTGCCAGAAGGTATTGCTGCTTCCGGGGGCGGCGGGCGGTAAAAGGCAGATCACCGAGATGAGCACCAAAAAGCCCGACGTACTAATCTGTGGTGAAATATCCGAGTGGGAAACTGCCGAATACGTACGCGATGCCCAGGCCAAAGGCGATAAACTTTCGCTCATTGTATTGGGCCATATCGCCAGCGAAGAACCCGGCTCAGAGTTTATGATAGGCTGGCTTCAGCAAAATGTACCCGGCATTAAAGCTACACACATCCATCCGGGCAATTCACTATCATTTATGTAA
- a CDS encoding N-acetylglucosamine kinase, whose protein sequence is MIIIADGGSTKTNWCLVTEEGKKVYFNTEGYNPYFSSTEYIIQSLNESLPTDLEKNQITEVNYYGAGCSTPEMRKIVEEAMKVVFVGAKVNIGHDLLAAARALLGNTEGFAAILGTGTNTCIYDGKEVVHNIDSGAYILGDEGSGCYIGKKLLTDYLRGYMPEPVRALFWETYKLTPDDINEQVYTQPRANRFCASFSKFVYDNNVHIEYSRNLVRTSFEDFFRNLVTHYPDYQKYTFNCIGSVGYNFRNVLEEVVTENGMVVGNIIRSPIDNLVKYHLELAPSSL, encoded by the coding sequence ATGATCATAATTGCTGACGGTGGCTCAACCAAAACAAATTGGTGCCTGGTTACCGAAGAGGGAAAAAAAGTTTACTTTAATACCGAGGGTTACAACCCATACTTTTCAAGTACAGAGTATATTATACAGTCACTGAACGAGAGCCTGCCAACCGATCTTGAAAAAAACCAGATCACAGAGGTAAATTACTACGGTGCAGGTTGTTCAACCCCCGAAATGCGCAAAATTGTTGAAGAAGCTATGAAAGTAGTTTTCGTTGGCGCTAAAGTTAATATTGGCCATGACCTGCTTGCTGCTGCCCGTGCCCTGCTTGGCAACACCGAAGGTTTTGCTGCTATATTAGGTACCGGAACCAATACGTGCATTTATGATGGTAAAGAAGTAGTTCACAATATTGATTCAGGTGCATACATTCTTGGCGACGAAGGCAGCGGTTGCTACATCGGCAAAAAACTGTTAACAGATTACCTGCGTGGTTATATGCCAGAGCCTGTACGTGCCCTTTTCTGGGAAACTTACAAACTTACTCCTGATGATATCAACGAGCAGGTTTATACCCAGCCACGTGCAAACCGTTTTTGCGCAAGCTTCAGCAAATTTGTTTACGACAACAACGTACACATCGAATATTCACGCAACCTGGTACGTACCTCGTTTGAGGATTTCTTCCGTAACCTGGTAACCCACTACCCTGATTATCAAAAATATACTTTCAACTGCATTGGCTCGGTAGGTTATAACTTCCGCAACGTATTGGAAGAAGTAGTTACAGAAAACGGTATGGTTGTTGGCAACATCATCCGCTCGCCTATAGATAACCTGGTGAAATACCATTTGGAATTAGCGCCTTCTTCTTTATAA
- a CDS encoding NUDIX hydrolase, with translation MELMLPKFDSVFSIDCVIFGFEAGELKILLIERNEEPYKDWLALPGYIVEQDESIDDAAERILYELTGLRDLHMQQFHTFGEVNRHPQGRVITVAYYALIRINGQKELRPVTQYAKKAFWHPVSELPKLAFDHSEIFKTGFNKIKRRLHYQPIAFELLPEKFTLTQLQSLYEAVLDKKLDKRNFRKKMLSYGFLKELDEKQKGVSYRAAKLYKFDKRKYGKIFQGEMNLV, from the coding sequence TTGGAACTAATGTTACCCAAGTTTGATTCCGTATTCTCTATTGACTGCGTGATATTCGGCTTTGAAGCCGGCGAGCTTAAAATTTTGCTTATTGAGAGGAATGAGGAGCCGTACAAGGATTGGCTGGCGTTGCCCGGCTATATTGTAGAGCAGGACGAAAGCATTGATGATGCCGCCGAGCGTATATTATACGAGCTTACGGGTTTGCGCGATTTGCATATGCAACAGTTCCACACCTTTGGCGAGGTAAACCGTCACCCGCAGGGCCGTGTAATTACGGTAGCCTATTACGCCTTGATCCGCATAAACGGTCAGAAAGAGTTGCGCCCGGTAACGCAGTACGCCAAAAAAGCGTTCTGGCACCCGGTAAGCGAGCTGCCCAAGCTGGCGTTTGACCACAGCGAGATATTCAAAACAGGTTTCAATAAAATAAAGCGCAGGTTGCACTATCAGCCGATAGCGTTTGAATTACTGCCCGAAAAATTTACTTTAACGCAGCTACAGTCGCTTTACGAGGCTGTGTTAGATAAGAAACTGGATAAGCGTAACTTCCGCAAAAAAATGCTGAGCTACGGCTTTTTGAAAGAGCTTGACGAGAAGCAGAAAGGCGTATCATACCGTGCTGCCAAACTGTACAAGTTTGACAAACGCAAGTACGGTAAGATTTTTCAGGGAGAGATGAACCTTGTGTGA
- the pfkA gene encoding 6-phosphofructokinase, with translation MRKISKIGVLTSGGDAPGMNPCIRAVVRTALYNGLEVVGIRQGYKGLIDNDMYEMDRRSVSNILNLGGTILKTARCLPFKTDEGMEQAYQHAKARGIDALVVIGGDGTFTGALRFSRKYPDIAVMGVPGTIDNDLCGSTYTLGFDTATNTVIQAIDKIRDTADAHDRLFFIEVMGRDSGAIALRAGISCGAEAILLPERATAIDDLIANLKEGHMNKKSSSIVIVAEGDKNGGVYGVAKAVQEEVKNYDIKVTILGHLQRGGAPSSFDRILGSRLGFAAVNALIAGESQKMVGLQANHILMTDLEAALNHHEFKLEEDLLQMMDILSI, from the coding sequence ATGCGTAAAATATCAAAAATAGGGGTTTTAACTTCAGGTGGTGATGCCCCCGGAATGAACCCTTGTATACGTGCCGTAGTTAGGACTGCACTATACAACGGACTGGAAGTTGTAGGTATAAGGCAAGGTTATAAAGGCCTTATTGACAACGATATGTACGAAATGGATAGACGCTCGGTAAGTAACATCCTTAACCTGGGCGGTACCATTTTAAAAACCGCGCGCTGCCTGCCTTTTAAAACCGACGAAGGTATGGAGCAGGCTTACCAACACGCTAAAGCCCGTGGCATTGATGCCCTTGTAGTTATTGGCGGCGACGGTACTTTTACCGGTGCACTGCGCTTTTCGCGCAAATATCCCGACATTGCCGTAATGGGCGTTCCGGGTACTATCGACAACGACCTTTGCGGTTCAACCTATACCCTTGGCTTTGATACCGCTACCAATACCGTTATTCAGGCTATTGACAAAATCCGTGATACTGCCGATGCGCACGACCGTCTTTTCTTTATCGAGGTAATGGGCCGTGATTCGGGCGCTATCGCTTTACGTGCCGGTATATCATGCGGTGCCGAGGCTATTTTACTGCCAGAACGTGCTACCGCCATTGATGACCTCATAGCCAACCTTAAAGAAGGGCACATGAACAAAAAATCATCAAGCATTGTAATTGTTGCCGAAGGTGACAAAAATGGTGGCGTTTATGGCGTGGCAAAAGCTGTACAAGAGGAAGTTAAGAATTACGACATAAAAGTTACTATCTTAGGCCACTTGCAACGGGGCGGTGCACCATCAAGCTTTGACCGCATTTTGGGCAGCAGGCTTGGTTTTGCAGCAGTTAACGCTTTGATAGCCGGCGAATCACAAAAAATGGTAGGTTTGCAGGCAAATCATATCCTGATGACAGACCTTGAAGCAGCACTTAACCACCATGAGTTTAAGCTTGAAGAAGATCTTTTACAAATGATGGATATATTATCGATATAG
- the gap gene encoding type I glyceraldehyde-3-phosphate dehydrogenase, with protein MKIGINGFGRIGRLAFRAAIERPDIEVVGINDLVEPDYMAYMLKYDSTHGQFKGTIAVEGGHLVVNGKTIRVTAEKDPANLKWNEVGAEVVIESTGLFLTQETAQKHIDAGAKKVVMSAPAKDDTPTFVMGVNHKALKADQNIVSNASCTTNCLAPIAKVLDDKFGIEEGLMTTVHAVTATQKTVDGPSAKDWRGGRGAYQNIIPSSTGAAKAVGLVLPQLKGKLTGMSFRVPVADVSVVDLTVRLKNGASYETIKAAMKEASEGELKGILGYTEDEVVSEDFKGDVRTSIFDAKAGIGLNDNFVKVVSWYDNEWGYSNKLIDLVQEIGKL; from the coding sequence ATGAAAATAGGAATTAACGGTTTCGGCCGTATTGGCCGCCTGGCATTCAGGGCTGCAATTGAAAGACCAGACATTGAAGTTGTTGGTATTAATGACCTTGTTGAGCCAGATTACATGGCTTACATGTTAAAATACGATTCAACTCACGGTCAGTTCAAAGGTACTATTGCTGTTGAAGGCGGTCATTTGGTTGTTAACGGTAAAACCATCCGCGTTACTGCCGAAAAAGATCCTGCTAACCTTAAATGGAATGAAGTAGGTGCTGAGGTAGTAATCGAATCAACCGGTTTGTTCTTAACTCAGGAAACTGCTCAAAAACACATCGACGCCGGTGCTAAAAAAGTAGTAATGAGTGCTCCAGCTAAAGACGATACCCCTACATTCGTAATGGGTGTTAACCACAAAGCGTTAAAAGCCGATCAAAACATCGTTTCAAACGCTTCATGTACTACCAACTGTTTAGCGCCTATCGCTAAAGTATTGGACGATAAATTTGGTATCGAAGAAGGTTTGATGACTACTGTACACGCTGTTACTGCAACTCAAAAAACAGTTGACGGCCCATCTGCAAAAGATTGGAGAGGCGGTCGTGGTGCTTACCAAAACATCATCCCTTCATCAACAGGTGCAGCTAAAGCAGTAGGTTTAGTTTTACCTCAGTTAAAAGGTAAATTAACAGGTATGAGCTTCCGTGTTCCGGTTGCCGACGTTTCTGTAGTTGACTTAACTGTACGCCTGAAAAACGGTGCTTCATACGAAACCATCAAAGCTGCAATGAAAGAAGCTTCTGAAGGCGAATTAAAAGGCATCCTTGGCTACACTGAAGACGAAGTTGTATCTGAAGACTTTAAAGGTGATGTACGTACTTCAATTTTCGACGCAAAAGCCGGTATCGGTCTGAACGATAACTTTGTTAAAGTTGTATCATGGTACGATAACGAGTGGGGTTACTCAAACAAACTGATTGACCTTGTTCAGGAAATTGGCAAATTATAA
- a CDS encoding MarR family winged helix-turn-helix transcriptional regulator, which translates to MGTQKHIQEIRTFNRFYTDLIGLLDKHLLNSDYSLAEARILYEIFTAKELSASDIIYRLSIDKGYLSRILKKFEKEALIARQPSADDARVSLLSLTDAGLEVFNGLNEASEKQIMTLISTMSVKQLDALIGHMKAITGLLGK; encoded by the coding sequence ATGGGCACTCAAAAACATATTCAGGAAATACGAACGTTTAACCGTTTCTATACCGATTTAATTGGTTTGCTTGATAAACATTTGCTCAACAGCGATTATTCCCTTGCCGAAGCCCGCATACTTTATGAAATATTTACGGCAAAAGAGCTAAGCGCATCAGACATCATTTACCGTTTAAGTATTGATAAGGGCTACCTGAGCCGCATATTAAAAAAGTTTGAAAAGGAAGCCCTAATAGCCCGCCAACCCTCGGCAGATGACGCCCGTGTATCGCTGCTTTCGCTTACCGATGCCGGTTTGGAAGTTTTTAACGGGCTAAACGAGGCTTCTGAAAAACAAATTATGACATTGATCTCCACCATGTCGGTTAAACAACTGGATGCGCTGATTGGGCACATGAAAGCCATAACCGGTTTGCTGGGGAAATAA
- a CDS encoding GNAT family N-acetyltransferase, with product MDTILKPDLASIKIRNKLLPGDLGYIAHVHGDLYAKECGYGLDFEAYVLQGLKDFALEYDTAKDKVWICEHENRIIGFLVAQHRGGDVLQFRYFIFLPQYRGIGLGKKLMQEFLDFMKQGGYTKAYLWTTEEQHSAIALYTRYGFKLSDEKPSNAFGKELIERRYDLTLNR from the coding sequence ATGGATACGATATTAAAACCAGATCTGGCTTCTATAAAAATCAGAAATAAACTGCTCCCCGGCGATTTGGGCTACATTGCACACGTTCATGGCGATTTGTACGCGAAAGAATGCGGCTACGGGCTCGATTTTGAAGCTTACGTACTTCAGGGTTTAAAAGACTTTGCTCTTGAATACGATACCGCAAAAGATAAAGTTTGGATCTGTGAGCATGAAAACAGGATCATTGGTTTCCTGGTTGCGCAACACCGCGGAGGTGATGTTTTGCAGTTTAGGTATTTTATTTTTTTGCCCCAATACCGCGGCATTGGTTTGGGAAAAAAGCTGATGCAGGAATTTCTGGATTTCATGAAGCAGGGAGGCTACACCAAGGCCTACCTCTGGACAACCGAAGAACAACATTCGGCAATTGCTTTGTACACCAGGTACGGCTTTAAGCTTAGCGATGAAAAGCCCTCCAACGCTTTTGGCAAGGAGCTGATTGAACGCCGATACGATTTAACGTTAAACCGGTAA
- a CDS encoding SDR family oxidoreductase encodes MEKQTVLITGANKGIGLESARQLAKAGYYIYLGSRDQDRGQKAVEQLKAEGINDVELLLIDVTSEASVQKAHDELAAKINHLDVLINNAGIPGSFPQKADTVSDDTMKEVFEVNFFGVIRTVRIFIDLVKKSPNPRIVNVTSDLGSLTYHNDPEWEHYEIKSAAYGPSKTALNAYTVALAYDLKDQVKVNMVNPGYTNTEFNGNRGPKPVEDGAAPIVKYAMIGTDGPTGKFFSDYGESPW; translated from the coding sequence ATGGAAAAACAAACAGTATTAATAACCGGTGCCAACAAGGGTATCGGGTTGGAAAGTGCCCGTCAGCTGGCTAAGGCCGGTTACTACATTTACCTGGGCAGTCGTGATCAGGATAGGGGCCAAAAGGCTGTTGAGCAGCTTAAAGCCGAAGGGATAAACGATGTTGAACTATTGCTGATAGATGTTACCAGCGAGGCATCGGTACAAAAAGCTCATGATGAGCTGGCAGCTAAGATCAATCATCTGGATGTGCTGATCAATAACGCCGGCATCCCCGGTTCATTTCCGCAAAAGGCAGATACCGTAAGCGATGATACCATGAAAGAGGTTTTTGAAGTAAACTTTTTCGGCGTGATCCGCACGGTGCGTATCTTTATCGATCTGGTTAAAAAATCGCCAAACCCACGCATTGTGAACGTAACATCCGATCTGGGTTCGTTAACCTACCATAACGATCCTGAATGGGAGCATTATGAAATTAAATCTGCAGCGTATGGGCCGTCAAAAACAGCGCTTAACGCTTATACCGTTGCCCTGGCCTATGACCTTAAAGACCAGGTTAAAGTAAACATGGTAAACCCCGGCTACACCAATACCGAGTTTAACGGCAACCGCGGCCCCAAACCGGTAGAAGACGGCGCGGCACCAATAGTTAAATACGCCATGATAGGCACCGATGGCCCTACAGGTAAATTCTTCAGTGATTATGGCGAAAGCCCGTGGTAA
- a CDS encoding helix-turn-helix domain-containing protein yields the protein MPVLTAPEKTVIPTFALQQKDGQGNTMIDVREAGGQCGEFKLDPAFLQPHRKDYYLFVLIKSGANRHWIDFVPYTVKPDTFYFTVPQQVHLKEHAGPTEGLMMSFTDEFLQLEDNRILKQLPIIQNPAAAHEIKLNPADLVFIEDTMRKMLVEFNADGTWRNQMLTSWLRVLVIYLSRLYSEQYNETCVTLNYCLLKSFQALIGEHYATQHDVAAYAEQLNLTPGHLTDVIKQQSGKTAITHIHDRLIVEAKRRLLHTGLSVKQIADELGFEDSAYFNRFFKRLTSTTPIAYRMQIREMYS from the coding sequence ATGCCTGTTTTAACTGCACCCGAAAAAACTGTAATTCCAACCTTTGCCCTGCAACAAAAAGATGGGCAGGGCAACACCATGATTGATGTGCGCGAGGCTGGCGGGCAATGTGGCGAGTTTAAGCTCGACCCTGCCTTTCTGCAACCTCACCGTAAGGATTATTACCTGTTTGTACTGATTAAAAGCGGAGCTAACCGCCACTGGATAGATTTTGTACCCTATACTGTAAAGCCCGATACCTTTTATTTTACCGTACCGCAACAGGTACACCTTAAAGAGCACGCGGGCCCTACTGAGGGCCTGATGATGAGCTTTACCGACGAGTTTTTGCAGTTGGAAGATAACCGCATACTCAAGCAGCTCCCCATTATTCAAAACCCGGCTGCTGCTCACGAAATAAAGCTTAACCCTGCCGACCTGGTTTTTATTGAAGACACCATGCGCAAAATGCTGGTTGAGTTTAATGCCGATGGCACCTGGCGCAACCAAATGCTTACCTCGTGGTTGCGGGTACTGGTGATATACCTGAGCAGGCTGTACAGCGAGCAGTATAACGAAACCTGCGTTACTTTAAACTATTGCCTGCTTAAAAGCTTTCAGGCGCTTATTGGCGAGCATTATGCCACCCAGCACGATGTTGCCGCCTATGCAGAACAGTTGAACCTAACGCCCGGTCACCTAACTGATGTTATTAAACAGCAAAGCGGCAAAACGGCCATCACCCACATTCACGACAGGCTTATTGTTGAAGCCAAACGCCGCCTGCTGCACACCGGGCTATCGGTAAAGCAAATTGCCGATGAGCTTGGCTTTGAGGATTCGGCGTACTTTAACCGCTTTTTTAAACGCCTCACCAGTACCACACCCATAGCTTACAGAATGCAAATCCGGGAAATGTACAGTTAA
- a CDS encoding ABC transporter permease, with amino-acid sequence MLKNYLLVAFRNLSKNKAFSAINIVGLAIGMAACLLILQYVSFELSYDNFHVKKDRVFRINQDRYNNGKLSTQWAGGAFAPGNAFKTELPEIEEYVKIVGAGQTIATHKEQKMVIQNVYYVSDAFFKTFSFPLLNGDPNTALKEPNTAVITQQIADKLFHGVNPVGQTLYINTDKPLKITGVMNNMPANTHMNFDIMQSYATLLKENPPNKDYNIDNAWLNDGCTTYLLLKPGVDPRKLEAKFIPIVKKAYDKYPGSGEGGVYTLQPVKDIHLYSNRMLEFQPNGDGKSVYLLLGIAIFVIVIAWINYINLATARGIGRAKEVGVRKTLGSAKAQLIAQFMLEAMMLNAMAIGLALLIIMACLPAFASISGMQMGFTLFAKPAFWLAVLGIFVLGSFFSGFYPALVLSAFRPVEIMKGKILASPGGVVLRKGMVVFQFAASIFLLIGSLTVFKQLKYMQSQKLGVRIDQTIVIKAPLTKVDSFYRSMSSFKHECLAQSAVKSVTVSTSIPGQPVGWNAGGIKLVGSDQSTSKQYRIIGADYDYLNAYNIKLIAGRKFSKAFGDEPHKVVFTKKGVEQLGFSKPADALGKRIDFWGQVYEIIGVADNFHQQSLHDAYDSMIFRCIPDVRGPVSVKVSTTNMPQTIADLKKTWAAFFPGDQFDYFFLDQFFNKQYQTDQRFGQVFGVFTGIAIFVACLGLFGLVSYTIVQRTKEIGIRKVLGASVNSILGLLYKDFALLVVVSFVISAPIGWYAIHQWLQTYAFRMDINPFLFVIPFFLVLLVAFATVSFLSVKAALMNPVKSLKTE; translated from the coding sequence ATGCTTAAAAATTACCTGCTGGTTGCTTTCAGAAACCTATCTAAAAATAAAGCCTTCTCGGCTATCAATATAGTAGGATTGGCCATTGGTATGGCTGCATGCCTGCTCATATTGCAATACGTTAGCTTTGAACTGAGTTATGACAATTTCCATGTTAAAAAAGATCGTGTATTCCGCATTAACCAGGATAGGTACAACAACGGTAAGTTAAGTACCCAATGGGCAGGTGGTGCTTTTGCCCCGGGCAACGCCTTTAAAACCGAACTCCCGGAAATTGAGGAGTACGTAAAAATTGTAGGGGCGGGGCAAACCATTGCTACCCACAAGGAGCAGAAAATGGTGATCCAGAATGTGTACTACGTAAGCGATGCCTTTTTCAAAACGTTCAGCTTCCCGCTATTAAACGGCGACCCAAACACAGCACTAAAAGAGCCAAACACAGCGGTAATTACCCAACAAATTGCCGATAAGCTTTTTCATGGCGTAAACCCGGTTGGCCAAACCCTGTACATCAATACAGATAAGCCGCTTAAAATTACGGGCGTGATGAATAACATGCCTGCCAATACGCACATGAATTTTGATATCATGCAATCATATGCTACGCTGCTGAAAGAAAATCCGCCTAATAAAGATTATAACATTGATAATGCCTGGCTAAACGACGGCTGTACAACTTACCTGCTGCTAAAGCCTGGTGTTGATCCACGTAAGCTGGAGGCTAAGTTTATCCCGATTGTAAAAAAGGCTTATGATAAGTATCCGGGTTCGGGCGAGGGTGGCGTTTACACGCTGCAGCCGGTTAAGGATATCCACCTGTACTCTAACCGCATGCTGGAGTTTCAGCCCAATGGCGATGGCAAATCGGTGTACCTGCTGTTGGGTATCGCCATTTTTGTGATTGTTATTGCCTGGATCAATTATATTAACCTGGCTACTGCCCGTGGCATTGGTCGGGCTAAAGAGGTTGGCGTACGTAAAACCCTGGGCTCGGCAAAAGCGCAGCTCATTGCCCAGTTTATGTTGGAAGCCATGATGCTTAATGCCATGGCTATAGGGCTTGCGTTGCTCATCATTATGGCCTGCCTGCCTGCATTTGCCAGTATTTCGGGTATGCAGATGGGCTTTACGTTGTTTGCCAAACCGGCTTTCTGGCTGGCGGTGTTAGGCATATTTGTGCTGGGCTCATTCTTCAGTGGTTTTTATCCGGCACTGGTGCTATCGGCCTTCAGACCGGTTGAAATAATGAAGGGCAAGATCCTGGCATCTCCGGGCGGAGTAGTGTTGCGTAAGGGTATGGTGGTGTTCCAGTTTGCGGCATCTATATTTTTGCTGATAGGCTCACTTACCGTGTTCAAGCAGCTTAAATATATGCAGAGCCAAAAGTTAGGGGTAAGGATAGATCAGACTATTGTTATCAAAGCGCCGCTAACTAAGGTAGATTCGTTTTACCGCAGCATGAGCTCATTCAAGCACGAATGCCTGGCGCAAAGTGCCGTTAAAAGCGTAACGGTATCAACCTCAATCCCCGGTCAGCCGGTTGGCTGGAATGCCGGCGGGATCAAACTTGTAGGCTCTGATCAAAGTACCAGCAAGCAATACCGCATTATTGGTGCCGATTATGATTACCTCAACGCTTACAATATTAAACTGATTGCCGGTCGTAAGTTTTCAAAAGCGTTTGGCGATGAGCCGCACAAGGTGGTATTTACCAAAAAAGGGGTGGAGCAATTAGGCTTTAGCAAGCCTGCCGACGCCCTGGGCAAACGCATTGACTTTTGGGGACAGGTTTATGAGATAATAGGCGTAGCCGACAACTTCCACCAGCAATCGTTACATGATGCTTACGATTCCATGATCTTCCGTTGTATCCCGGATGTGCGGGGGCCGGTGTCGGTAAAGGTGAGCACCACCAATATGCCACAAACCATTGCCGACTTAAAGAAAACCTGGGCTGCCTTTTTCCCCGGCGATCAGTTTGATTATTTCTTTTTAGATCAGTTTTTTAACAAGCAATACCAAACCGACCAGCGCTTTGGGCAGGTGTTTGGCGTATTTACCGGCATAGCCATTTTTGTGGCTTGTTTAGGCTTGTTCGGCCTGGTATCGTACACCATTGTGCAGCGCACTAAGGAGATAGGTATCCGCAAGGTGCTGGGTGCTTCGGTAAATAGTATTTTGGGCTTGCTGTATAAAGATTTTGCCCTGCTGGTAGTGGTTTCCTTTGTAATATCGGCACCTATAGGCTGGTATGCCATTCACCAATGGTTGCAAACCTACGCCTTCAGGATGGATATTAACCCTTTCCTGTTTGTTATTCCATTTTTCCTGGTACTGCTGGTAGCCTTTGCAACGGTATCATTCCTGAGCGTAAAAGCAGCCTTAATGAACCCGGTAAAGAGTTTGAAAACGGAGTAG